Proteins found in one Brevibacillus brevis genomic segment:
- a CDS encoding GNAT family N-acetyltransferase, with amino-acid sequence MRQFSTDVIIRNFQKEDFPLLGELYQAVTAKENATFWWVGEEANWCNVYCAFENGKMIAKGQVSIINTIPPGRSEENKHSIYVNLKTLPERDDDAELLEKVYQHLLQRALQLKETLPATYQTMLCVGNDSSETKNNRFFTQMGYKHLNSLYQMKRDLLEPIPVLTLDEGFDFSYWKMESSGEEKDYLNVEATIWPDAPLGHERLSEYKSKALWTSMVIRYNNTIAAGLMAWREEEDGVIEDVFVQEPWRKRGFAKFLLAQALEYLKSHELKSAYLMVETRNISALSLYKSVGFKVDKEEIRYYTEWK; translated from the coding sequence GTGAGGCAATTTTCAACTGACGTTATTATTCGGAATTTTCAAAAGGAAGACTTCCCGTTACTTGGCGAACTATATCAAGCTGTTACTGCAAAAGAAAACGCGACGTTTTGGTGGGTCGGTGAAGAAGCAAATTGGTGTAATGTTTATTGTGCATTTGAAAATGGAAAAATGATCGCGAAGGGGCAAGTCAGTATCATAAATACGATCCCTCCCGGACGTTCAGAAGAAAACAAGCATTCAATCTACGTGAATCTAAAAACGCTCCCGGAACGAGACGATGACGCCGAATTGCTAGAAAAGGTGTACCAGCATCTTCTGCAAAGAGCTCTGCAATTAAAAGAAACGTTGCCAGCTACGTACCAAACGATGCTATGTGTCGGCAACGATTCATCTGAAACAAAGAACAACCGATTTTTCACTCAAATGGGCTACAAGCATTTGAATAGCTTGTATCAGATGAAACGCGATTTACTAGAACCTATTCCTGTGTTAACGCTGGACGAAGGCTTTGATTTTTCATATTGGAAAATGGAGAGCTCAGGGGAAGAAAAAGATTACTTGAATGTGGAAGCCACGATCTGGCCGGATGCTCCGTTAGGACATGAACGATTGTCTGAATACAAGAGTAAAGCGCTCTGGACATCAATGGTGATTCGTTATAACAATACGATAGCTGCGGGCTTGATGGCATGGCGAGAGGAAGAAGATGGAGTAATCGAGGATGTTTTCGTACAAGAACCTTGGCGGAAGCGTGGATTTGCGAAGTTTTTACTGGCACAAGCATTGGAGTATCTAAAATCGCATGAGCTGAAATCCGCGTATCTCATGGTTGAAACGAGGAATATATCAGCCTTGTCTCTATACAAATCGGTTGGATTCAAGGTAGATAAAGAAGAGATCAGGTATTATACAGAATGGAAATAA
- a CDS encoding suppressor of fused domain protein codes for MNFFKKLFGGTNNGEKSKDGTTIYTYNEQADYEPPAPMEYVEEIVAHFEKVFAGRESNVFHEIISDTIHIDVNVMSPTEEEPFWVLYTNGMSDLPMTIPDEIQEQMEENIERAELMIFLPASWELTQESLEDENNYWPIRLMKMLARFPHQYNTWLGYGHTIPNYQEYEPYADGTGLNGVVLFQLSEEISVIPTKDGNKIHTYFLIPLYKEEMEYKLEHGMDALLDKLFELEDDALILNPNRRNTCK; via the coding sequence ATGAACTTTTTCAAAAAGCTATTCGGCGGTACAAACAACGGAGAAAAGTCAAAAGACGGTACTACGATTTACACATATAACGAACAAGCTGATTATGAACCCCCAGCTCCCATGGAATATGTAGAAGAAATCGTTGCCCACTTTGAAAAGGTATTTGCCGGAAGAGAAAGCAATGTTTTTCACGAAATTATTTCCGATACGATCCATATTGATGTGAATGTGATGAGCCCTACAGAAGAAGAGCCATTTTGGGTTCTGTATACGAATGGGATGAGTGATCTGCCGATGACGATCCCGGATGAAATACAGGAGCAGATGGAAGAGAATATTGAGCGAGCAGAACTGATGATATTTTTGCCGGCTTCCTGGGAACTGACACAAGAGTCGCTAGAGGATGAAAATAACTACTGGCCAATTAGACTGATGAAAATGCTGGCACGGTTTCCTCACCAGTACAATACATGGTTGGGATACGGGCATACGATACCGAATTATCAGGAATATGAACCGTATGCGGATGGCACGGGTTTAAATGGAGTCGTTCTGTTTCAGCTATCAGAGGAAATCAGTGTCATTCCCACCAAGGACGGGAACAAGATTCATACCTATTTCTTGATTCCTTTGTATAAAGAAGAGATGGAATATAAATTGGAGCATGGCATGGATGCGCTTTTGGATAAATTGTTTGAGCTGGAAGATGATGCGCTGATTTTGAATCCGAATAGAAGAAATACGTGCAAGTAA
- a CDS encoding RNA polymerase sigma factor: MSGELAERIGVIYEAHYDDIYYFLLYFTGRQEDAEDMVQEVFSRLLKILPRYDGRVAMKTWLFSIAKHVAIDHYRKQKWQRLFSDNWLALMKSTEGLPEEELATKEEMHSIQRALQQLKPDQRIIVIFRYIKEYSVKETAEILAIPETKVRVDCHRGLKALQKILGNVCEERIANEFAR; this comes from the coding sequence TTGTCTGGGGAGTTGGCGGAACGAATTGGGGTTATTTACGAGGCTCACTATGATGACATCTACTATTTTTTGCTCTACTTTACGGGCAGACAAGAAGATGCAGAAGACATGGTGCAGGAAGTATTTTCACGACTGTTAAAAATTTTGCCGAGGTACGATGGTCGGGTCGCCATGAAGACATGGCTATTTTCCATCGCCAAGCATGTCGCGATTGATCATTACCGCAAACAAAAGTGGCAGCGTTTGTTCTCAGACAACTGGTTGGCCCTCATGAAGTCTACGGAGGGCCTTCCAGAAGAGGAGCTTGCGACAAAAGAAGAGATGCATAGTATTCAACGGGCATTGCAACAGTTGAAGCCCGATCAGCGCATCATAGTAATTTTTCGCTATATAAAGGAGTACAGTGTCAAGGAAACAGCCGAGATTTTGGCGATTCCAGAGACAAAAGTGAGAGTGGACTGTCACAGGGGACTAAAAGCGTTGCAGAAAATACTCGGCAACGTTTGCGAGGAGAGGATTGCTAATGAGTTTGCCAGATGA
- a CDS encoding DsbA family oxidoreductase, translated as MKIEIWSDFACPFCYIGKRRLEGALSQFPHKDQVEVVYRSFQLDPQMERDTDMDMHEVLAAKYSIPLAQAKGMNDQVTQMAKGVGLDYHFDTMIPTNTFDAHRLTHFAHAHGKMKEMKERLLKAYFTESLHLGDHEVLAQLASEVGLDKEATLAMLAGDEYREEVQEDKQRGNDLGVTGVPFFVINNKYAVSGAQPGEVFLGALNQVWEEESAAPALKFVQNDEKKDEQSGDNCADGSCKI; from the coding sequence ATGAAAATTGAAATTTGGTCTGATTTTGCCTGCCCGTTTTGCTATATCGGAAAGCGCCGTCTGGAAGGAGCGCTGTCTCAATTTCCGCATAAGGATCAAGTAGAGGTCGTATATCGCAGCTTCCAGCTCGACCCGCAGATGGAACGCGATACCGATATGGACATGCATGAAGTACTGGCAGCCAAGTATAGCATTCCACTCGCACAAGCGAAGGGGATGAATGACCAGGTTACCCAAATGGCAAAAGGTGTGGGTCTTGATTATCATTTTGACACGATGATCCCGACCAATACATTTGATGCGCACCGCTTGACGCACTTTGCCCACGCTCATGGAAAAATGAAGGAAATGAAGGAGCGACTGCTCAAGGCGTACTTTACCGAATCACTTCATCTCGGTGACCACGAGGTGCTGGCACAGCTTGCTTCTGAGGTGGGCTTGGACAAGGAAGCGACGCTCGCCATGCTGGCAGGAGACGAATACAGAGAGGAAGTACAAGAGGACAAACAAAGAGGCAACGATTTGGGTGTCACGGGCGTACCGTTCTTTGTCATCAATAACAAATATGCAGTCTCTGGCGCGCAGCCAGGTGAAGTCTTTTTGGGAGCATTGAACCAGGTATGGGAAGAAGAAAGCGCAGCTCCTGCTCTGAAATTCGTGCAGAACGACGAGAAAAAAGATGAGCAATCCGGCGACAATTGCGCAGATGGCTCCTGCAAAATATAA
- a CDS encoding YcdB/YcdC domain-containing protein, with protein MSLPDENHIVELLNHVRQESNPPRQVWKQMGKERLIREAYRMEQAAKIKRVVAGAGSLAAAVFMGVWLSYDSAQKPSVDTQTTISPPAVITATPPLATPSPPVESKAKPQQEQEAIPKAGNKIVQNQTATRDTLQPQSVAEEPARNPTDRSQPTSTREKSPLEDQAVAYLQKKLGAQSKQFEVDYVHSNLAQGEVAFRKIINGIPLQENSATVRISPKTGEMTLLLYPDLEDSGVASQPANREGTIDKKKAAQQLGSTLRLVYAGKKQPELQYVVASDVFVQAKTGKLISQAGAEKKSVAVSGQGKPLVLKTSGEVAKLLERKLGIKVEQKAFIGVNPHGISYSWNDGQGNGVSVETTDDGAFLGYSRMTTDERKYQRETTYEQAQAMAIAHLEKFLPANVRELSLEASQESPSTIQFTFAPKVNGIPVMDHPYKVAVELASGLVTELTGNFSDLSWVQTDQTAKTLSKEEALDQFVQHAPLELVYLPAEKGAEPVLAYQIRRDSEQPWAIEASTGKVIN; from the coding sequence ATGAGTTTGCCAGATGAAAACCACATAGTTGAATTACTGAATCACGTCAGGCAGGAGAGCAACCCACCTCGTCAAGTGTGGAAGCAGATGGGCAAGGAGAGACTCATTCGTGAGGCGTATCGAATGGAGCAAGCAGCGAAGATCAAGCGAGTTGTCGCGGGAGCTGGTTCCCTTGCAGCAGCCGTATTCATGGGTGTTTGGCTGAGCTATGATTCAGCGCAGAAGCCATCTGTTGATACGCAAACAACCATCTCACCTCCAGCCGTCATAACAGCTACGCCACCGCTTGCTACGCCTTCTCCTCCAGTGGAAAGCAAGGCTAAGCCACAGCAGGAGCAGGAAGCTATCCCAAAAGCAGGCAACAAAATCGTTCAAAACCAAACGGCTACACGTGATACTCTACAGCCGCAGTCCGTAGCCGAGGAGCCTGCAAGGAACCCAACAGATAGGAGTCAACCCACATCAACACGTGAGAAATCACCATTGGAAGATCAGGCAGTGGCCTATTTGCAAAAGAAGCTGGGAGCACAGAGCAAACAGTTTGAAGTGGATTATGTTCACTCGAATTTGGCCCAGGGAGAAGTGGCTTTTCGCAAAATCATCAATGGCATTCCTCTTCAGGAGAATAGTGCGACAGTTCGTATCTCCCCAAAAACGGGGGAAATGACCTTGCTTCTTTACCCTGATCTCGAAGATAGTGGCGTAGCATCACAGCCTGCCAATCGTGAAGGGACAATCGACAAGAAGAAGGCTGCCCAACAGCTGGGGAGTACGCTTCGCCTCGTTTATGCAGGAAAGAAACAACCAGAGCTTCAATATGTAGTAGCATCAGATGTTTTTGTGCAAGCGAAAACAGGCAAGCTGATCAGCCAAGCGGGAGCAGAGAAAAAGTCCGTTGCTGTTTCAGGACAAGGAAAACCACTCGTGCTGAAAACTTCTGGTGAGGTGGCAAAGCTGCTTGAGCGCAAGTTGGGCATAAAGGTGGAACAAAAAGCATTCATCGGTGTAAATCCGCACGGTATTTCATATTCCTGGAACGATGGGCAGGGCAACGGCGTTTCTGTTGAGACGACAGATGACGGAGCATTTCTCGGGTATTCACGGATGACTACAGATGAACGTAAGTACCAACGAGAAACGACCTACGAACAGGCACAAGCAATGGCGATAGCCCACCTGGAGAAATTCCTCCCCGCCAATGTTCGTGAGCTGTCATTGGAAGCGTCGCAAGAGTCACCTAGCACCATTCAGTTTACCTTTGCACCGAAGGTCAACGGGATTCCCGTCATGGATCATCCTTATAAAGTGGCTGTCGAGCTGGCTAGCGGGCTTGTTACCGAGCTTACGGGCAATTTTTCGGATTTATCATGGGTACAAACCGATCAGACAGCAAAAACGCTCTCCAAGGAAGAGGCACTTGATCAATTTGTGCAACATGCTCCATTGGAACTCGTGTACTTGCCCGCGGAAAAAGGGGCAGAGCCAGTACTTGCTTACCAAATCCGCCGGGATTCAGAACAGCCATGGGCAATAGAAGCCTCGACAGGTAAGGTCATCAACTAA
- a CDS encoding YcdB/YcdC domain-containing protein, whose amino-acid sequence MNKWTKSVLAIMTASLAVTTPISSMAAKESSVTVQGASKGDGAIDEKLIRKIEKSVERLVQVVPYLRNYPITEFEMNAETSRIEVKKYQTKEKKAPFVRMHVDQNSGEVKFFSHITGKEGFSSTYPLEDAKKKATEFMKQWYGEDMADYQLDQEASNRNSSILFRKMVNGIPFRNDTLNFAINSEGQIQHLAKGDGDADPMEMEQDISKIQFADPNKVHPKEKVEAMFASAMKPYYGQSADGQSYRFLYTPSFEEINASTGAERSAKPNEKIIQFQPKAKQTIIKSKEEAVAFLTAKTGYNPTKGRATFQEESNPKTGITNYLWMTEEEVIANIFFETKTGKVTNYQVLDTKRKSEADKKLNEEQALKAAVEAMSEFLPLTDKEMAVTANRYEPDQNLYNFDFTVLHQGYPVDGMLRQAHVDAATGKATLLDWRVSQTIKLPDIKNAMTKEEAAKKFLKKYPLKLYYSLNEENKNMAELVYISPLVSNEEIDALTGEFYTYGEEIETE is encoded by the coding sequence ATGAATAAATGGACGAAAAGCGTATTGGCAATCATGACAGCGAGTCTGGCTGTTACGACACCCATCAGTTCTATGGCGGCAAAAGAATCGAGCGTAACGGTGCAGGGAGCGAGCAAAGGTGATGGTGCAATCGATGAGAAGCTGATCAGGAAGATCGAAAAGTCTGTTGAGAGACTCGTTCAAGTTGTGCCTTATCTAAGGAACTACCCGATCACCGAATTTGAGATGAACGCAGAAACATCCCGGATTGAAGTGAAAAAGTATCAAACGAAGGAAAAGAAAGCTCCCTTTGTGAGAATGCATGTCGATCAAAATTCAGGTGAAGTAAAATTTTTCAGCCACATCACAGGCAAAGAAGGTTTCTCTTCCACCTACCCCCTAGAGGATGCGAAGAAAAAGGCAACGGAGTTCATGAAGCAATGGTATGGCGAGGATATGGCGGACTATCAGTTGGATCAGGAAGCCTCTAATCGTAATTCTTCGATTTTGTTTCGCAAAATGGTAAATGGGATTCCGTTCCGCAATGACACACTGAATTTCGCCATCAATAGCGAAGGGCAAATTCAGCATCTGGCCAAAGGCGACGGGGATGCAGATCCAATGGAAATGGAACAGGATATCAGCAAAATTCAATTCGCTGATCCCAATAAGGTGCATCCAAAAGAAAAGGTAGAAGCGATGTTTGCATCTGCTATGAAGCCTTACTACGGACAAAGTGCAGATGGGCAAAGCTACAGGTTCTTATACACCCCTTCTTTCGAGGAAATCAATGCGAGCACCGGAGCTGAACGGTCAGCCAAACCAAATGAAAAAATCATTCAGTTCCAACCAAAAGCAAAGCAAACAATCATCAAATCAAAAGAAGAGGCTGTAGCTTTCTTGACAGCTAAGACAGGATACAATCCTACAAAAGGGCGTGCAACTTTTCAGGAAGAGAGCAATCCGAAAACCGGAATCACCAACTATTTGTGGATGACGGAGGAGGAGGTCATCGCCAATATTTTCTTCGAAACCAAGACAGGAAAGGTCACGAATTATCAAGTATTGGATACAAAGCGGAAAAGTGAAGCAGACAAAAAGCTGAACGAAGAGCAGGCGCTAAAAGCTGCCGTGGAAGCCATGTCTGAGTTCCTTCCTCTTACCGATAAAGAAATGGCCGTCACTGCGAATCGATATGAACCCGATCAAAATTTGTACAACTTTGACTTTACCGTGCTTCATCAGGGGTATCCGGTAGATGGTATGCTTCGACAGGCGCACGTAGATGCAGCTACGGGAAAAGCAACTTTACTAGATTGGAGAGTCTCTCAAACGATCAAGCTCCCGGATATCAAGAACGCTATGACAAAAGAGGAAGCAGCCAAGAAGTTTCTTAAAAAATATCCGCTGAAGCTGTATTACTCCTTAAATGAGGAAAATAAAAACATGGCCGAGCTCGTTTATATTTCTCCACTCGTTTCTAACGAAGAAATCGATGCGCTAACCGGCGAATTCTACACCTATGGAGAAGAGATAGAAACCGAGTAA
- a CDS encoding ABC transporter ATP-binding protein, whose amino-acid sequence MTFFEVKNLTFGYASGNGSVIRDFCLQMEQGEVVGLLGNSGCGKSTLLRLIAGLESPKSGRIQIDGKVLVDQGQFVEPEQRGIGMIFQDYALFPHLTVEQNILFGLHRLSKAERLVRLKEMLALVQLEGYGKRYPHELSGGQQQRVAFARALAPRPAILLMDEPFSNLDAELKTKIRDDLKRMLRAAKMTSILVTHDKADAETICDRIIRMTC is encoded by the coding sequence ATGACTTTTTTTGAAGTGAAAAACCTGACGTTTGGTTATGCAAGCGGGAATGGCAGCGTCATCCGGGATTTTTGCTTGCAGATGGAGCAAGGGGAAGTTGTTGGGCTACTCGGAAATAGCGGTTGTGGAAAAAGTACATTGCTTCGCTTGATAGCCGGACTGGAGTCCCCGAAGAGCGGGCGCATCCAGATCGATGGAAAAGTATTGGTCGATCAGGGGCAGTTTGTGGAGCCAGAGCAACGCGGGATCGGCATGATTTTTCAAGACTATGCGCTGTTTCCGCATTTGACTGTCGAGCAAAACATCTTGTTCGGTCTGCATCGATTGTCCAAAGCAGAGCGTCTGGTTCGTTTGAAAGAGATGCTGGCACTCGTGCAGCTCGAAGGCTACGGCAAGCGATATCCACATGAGCTGAGCGGGGGACAGCAGCAGCGTGTCGCATTTGCGCGTGCACTGGCGCCTAGGCCGGCGATCTTGCTGATGGATGAGCCATTCAGTAATCTGGATGCCGAGCTCAAAACGAAAATACGCGATGACTTGAAGCGAATGCTGCGAGCTGCCAAGATGACGTCGATCCTGGTCACACATGACAAAGCAGATGCGGAAACGATTTGTGATCGCATCATTCGCATGACTTGCTAA
- a CDS encoding GNAT family N-acetyltransferase: protein MIHFRVATAKDLNRIVQMLADDELGKTRERYETPLPESYIKAFESIDADPNNELIVACRDEEIIGVLQITFTPYLTHQGSWRATIEGVRIASTERGQGVGSELIEWAIERAKERGCHLCQLTTDKQREDALHFYERLGFKATHEGLKMKLSID from the coding sequence ATGATTCATTTTCGAGTCGCAACAGCAAAAGACCTGAATAGAATTGTTCAAATGCTTGCGGATGATGAATTAGGCAAGACGAGAGAGCGTTACGAAACTCCGCTACCAGAAAGTTACATAAAAGCGTTTGAATCCATTGACGCAGATCCCAATAACGAATTGATTGTGGCGTGCCGGGATGAGGAAATTATTGGTGTCCTTCAGATTACGTTTACTCCTTATCTGACACATCAAGGTAGCTGGAGAGCGACGATTGAGGGGGTTCGGATAGCATCTACGGAAAGGGGTCAAGGAGTTGGGAGCGAGTTAATTGAATGGGCGATTGAACGGGCGAAAGAGAGGGGCTGCCATCTGTGTCAACTAACGACAGATAAACAACGAGAAGATGCGTTGCACTTTTATGAACGCTTAGGATTTAAAGCGACGCATGAGGGGCTGAAAATGAAGCTGTCCATCGACTAA
- a CDS encoding ABC transporter permease produces the protein MTGALLRRSLRRKLNGWVTLSVIGAFLALLPSLYIFFGLFQKQNENWQHIQEYMLLDYALQSLWLVLGTGACTIIVGVTLAWLVAAYDFPLRRFFSFAFVLPLAIPPYIAAYTYGSMLSYTGSIQTFLRDAFGLTLDQRYFDIMSMKGAIFIFTLFLFPYVYLITKTFLEKQSAVFIENARLLGKNQTHIFFRIVLPMSQAAIVGGASLVAFEVLNDFGVTKHFGIQSFSAAIFKTWFGMYDVESAIRLSAWLMTLIIGIFIVERLVRKRKKYSSPTNRSTPLTRRKLRGITMYAAVIFGLVIVSFSFVIPVGQLIVWATWTYGEVLNETFWKLLSNTLFISCISITILMLLAVIVANVIRFSRGSIFAVALTRLISMGYSIPGAVLSIGVMAVMMSVDKELSSFYSWLGLGANKLVLSMSLFMLTFAYIIRFLAVGFNAVEAGFEKTGNRYSEAARMLGMSMTRTFFKVDLPLIKGAVLTGFILVFMEIVKELPLTLLLRPYNFETLATKAYQYASDEQIHQAAIPSLCIIAVGIVSVIFYHWLGERQAK, from the coding sequence ATGACGGGGGCACTTTTGCGTAGAAGCCTGAGACGAAAACTGAACGGGTGGGTAACGCTGAGCGTGATAGGGGCCTTTTTGGCCCTTCTCCCGTCTCTTTATATTTTTTTTGGACTCTTTCAAAAACAGAATGAAAACTGGCAGCATATCCAAGAGTACATGCTGCTGGATTACGCGCTGCAATCGTTATGGCTCGTGCTCGGTACCGGAGCCTGTACGATCATCGTAGGTGTGACCTTGGCCTGGCTGGTCGCTGCTTACGATTTTCCATTGCGTCGCTTTTTTTCATTTGCTTTCGTGCTGCCGCTGGCGATTCCTCCGTACATCGCAGCATACACGTACGGCTCCATGCTCAGCTATACGGGGAGTATCCAGACGTTTTTGCGCGATGCATTCGGATTGACGCTCGATCAACGCTACTTTGACATCATGTCGATGAAGGGCGCTATTTTTATTTTTACGTTGTTTTTGTTCCCGTACGTCTATTTGATTACGAAAACCTTTCTTGAAAAACAGAGTGCTGTGTTCATTGAAAATGCCAGATTGCTCGGAAAAAACCAAACACATATCTTTTTTCGCATCGTCCTGCCTATGTCGCAGGCAGCCATCGTCGGTGGAGCCAGTCTTGTGGCATTTGAAGTGCTCAATGATTTTGGAGTGACGAAGCATTTTGGGATTCAGTCTTTTTCAGCGGCGATTTTCAAGACGTGGTTTGGCATGTATGACGTGGAATCGGCCATTCGTTTGTCCGCCTGGCTCATGACCTTGATTATCGGGATCTTTATCGTTGAGCGACTCGTGCGTAAGCGGAAAAAATACAGCTCGCCTACGAACAGGAGCACGCCGCTTACACGCAGAAAATTGCGCGGAATCACGATGTACGCTGCCGTAATCTTCGGATTGGTTATTGTTTCATTTTCGTTTGTGATCCCTGTTGGGCAGTTGATTGTCTGGGCGACGTGGACGTATGGGGAAGTGTTGAACGAGACCTTCTGGAAGCTCTTGAGCAATACGCTGTTCATCTCTTGTATCTCGATCACCATCTTGATGCTGCTCGCGGTAATCGTTGCGAATGTCATCCGATTCTCCCGAGGCTCGATATTTGCTGTGGCACTGACGCGCTTGATTTCCATGGGCTATTCTATTCCGGGCGCAGTCTTGTCTATTGGAGTAATGGCGGTGATGATGTCCGTAGATAAAGAACTGAGTTCCTTCTATAGCTGGCTGGGCTTGGGCGCAAACAAGCTGGTACTCAGCATGTCTTTGTTCATGCTGACGTTTGCCTACATCATCCGCTTCCTTGCAGTTGGATTCAATGCAGTCGAAGCGGGGTTTGAGAAGACGGGAAACCGCTATTCAGAAGCGGCACGTATGCTCGGGATGAGCATGACACGGACCTTTTTTAAAGTGGATTTGCCTTTAATCAAAGGGGCTGTACTCACCGGTTTTATCTTGGTGTTCATGGAAATCGTGAAGGAATTGCCGCTTACCTTGCTTCTTCGTCCCTATAACTTCGAGACGCTGGCAACAAAGGCGTATCAATATGCGAGCGACGAACAAATTCACCAGGCCGCGATTCCTTCGCTCTGTATCATTGCGGTGGGAATCGTCTCCGTTATTTTCTATCACTGGTTAGGAGAGAGACAGGCAAAATGA
- a CDS encoding aminoglycoside adenylyltransferase domain-containing protein: protein MDTRIPESIRPFVHDYTQRLMTELPTVIYGVYLYGSIALSGFEEDNSDIDFVTLLHRGLTNAEIETLKNIHQALQNTNPFAKRMDGMYIQLDDVGKANPSLEPYPYVDNGTFKSSGHYDVNHVTWWILKQRGITVMGRSVEALHIPTQWLDVGETMKYNVHDYWAPKGKSMVKFMLDEWVEFAVFTLSRIYYALIHESIIPKRKAVEQALQELPSEWHPLLKESLRIRYHPNEPSLFSNRFKRAKETQRFIRYICELSPSHTE, encoded by the coding sequence ATGGACACGAGAATCCCGGAAAGCATTAGACCTTTCGTACACGACTATACGCAACGACTTATGACTGAACTGCCTACTGTCATCTACGGTGTGTATTTGTATGGTTCTATTGCTCTATCTGGCTTCGAGGAAGATAACAGCGATATTGATTTTGTAACACTTTTGCATAGAGGATTAACGAATGCTGAAATAGAAACGCTCAAGAACATTCATCAGGCTCTGCAAAACACCAACCCATTCGCTAAAAGAATGGACGGCATGTATATCCAGCTGGATGACGTCGGAAAAGCCAATCCATCCCTGGAGCCTTATCCTTACGTTGACAATGGGACATTCAAATCATCCGGCCACTATGATGTCAATCATGTGACGTGGTGGATCCTCAAGCAACGGGGCATTACCGTTATGGGGAGAAGTGTTGAAGCATTACACATCCCTACCCAATGGTTGGATGTCGGGGAAACGATGAAATACAATGTCCATGATTATTGGGCGCCGAAAGGAAAAAGCATGGTAAAATTCATGCTCGATGAGTGGGTAGAATTCGCCGTTTTCACCTTAAGCCGAATCTATTACGCGCTCATCCATGAGAGCATTATTCCGAAAAGAAAAGCCGTAGAACAGGCTTTGCAAGAGCTTCCCAGTGAATGGCATCCCTTGCTGAAAGAATCCTTGCGAATACGCTACCACCCAAATGAACCATCTTTATTTTCGAACAGATTCAAGCGGGCAAAGGAAACCCAGAGATTTATTCGCTATATCTGTGAATTGTCGCCTAGTCATACGGAATAA